The Manihot esculenta cultivar AM560-2 chromosome 1, M.esculenta_v8, whole genome shotgun sequence genome has a window encoding:
- the LOC110629420 gene encoding uncharacterized protein LOC110629420 encodes MASNVHHPKKEDFDESPLKKSKIEDGFLDEGSAKESKAEDKDNKEWIDYSDEYKRELLKKYKEDFAASEGFEHDYWPARMTCPSTWDWLTVGERIHLGDDIMYTERANDALDFAVRKENEKVAQYNINFMLLIRYYLIE; translated from the exons ATGGCTTCCAATGTCCATCATCCAAAGAAGGAAGACTTTGACGAATCACCATTGAAGAAATCAAAGATTGAGGATGGCTTCCTCGACGAAGGGTCTGCTAAGGAATCAAAGGCTGAAGATAAAGACAACAAAGAATGGATTGATTATTCGGATGAATACAAACGGGAATTGCTAAAAAAATACAAAGAGGATTTTGCAGCAAGCGAG GGTTTTGAACACGACTATTGGCCCGCGCGAATGACTTGTCCCTCGACATGGGATTGGCTTACTGTTGGTGAACGCATCCATCTGGGTGATGATATTATGTACACGGAACGGGCCAATGATGCCCTTGACTTTGCTGTTAGGAAAGAGAATGAAAAGGTGGCTcagtataatataaattttatgctATTGATTagatattatttaattgaataa